The Gracilinanus agilis isolate LMUSP501 unplaced genomic scaffold, AgileGrace unplaced_scaffold20352, whole genome shotgun sequence nucleotide sequence TGCAGCCCTGAGGCGGGAGAGGTACATGAGTCCATCATCTCTTAGGACATCATACTGACAGGTGATAATATGAGTCAAGGGTAAGCGTTGTAATATAGAATCATCAGCTAATAGTGGGGATGCTCTGACATCCAGAAATCCCGGGTACTTTTTCATGAGGTCGGAGGGTCCATGAATTGGTTTCGTATACACATGTCCTTTTTTGAACCTCTCAGGCAGCAGAGTACTCCAGTTAACGAACTTGAAGAGGTGGCTGGATTCCACAGGTGTATGCTGGTTGGCAACCATGGCCTCATATAATGCCTTGTCTGAGGTAAAGTATCTGCTCCAAGACTCAAGCATTTGCTCTCTTCCCACAATGACCATATTGGCGTTTTC carries:
- the LOC123254355 gene encoding arylacetamide deacetylase-like, which translates into the protein LLDDPEIKIKVKIQSLIYPALQALDFDLPSHRENANMVIVGREQMLESWSRYFTSDKALYEAMVANQHTPVESSHLFKFVNWSTLLPERFKKGHVYTKPIHGPSDLMKKYPGFLDVRASPLLADDSILQRLPLTHIITCQYDVLRDDGLMYLSRLRAAGVQVVHEHVEDGFHGILSFGSSLLNFKAGSREVNKYLKWLKENL